ATGTCTCCCTGTCCAGAGAGGATCACGCAGACCGTGGAGATCACCAAGCACACGGTGGACATTGAGGAGAAGGGGGTGAAGCTGAAGCTCACCATCGTGGACACACCCGGCTTCGGGGACGCCGTCAACAACACCGAGTGGTGAGGGCGGCCATGCTGGAGAGGGGGTCCTGGACTTCTGTGGGACGGATGTCATTATCTGTCCAGTTGGCACACGCTTTTAACCATATTtactaaaaattataataatctaTCCATGTTTCTTCACCCCCCCCATACAGCTGGAAGTCAGTGGCAGACTACATCGACCAGCAGTTTGAGCAGTACTTCAGGGACGAGAGCGGCCTGAACCGCAAGAACATCCAGGACAACCGCGTGCACTGCTGCCTATACTTCATATCCCCCTTCGGCCACGGGTGAGGACCACCGCTGGGCATCTCCAAACACTGGTCTTGAGTgtttgagagtgtgtgagagtgtactGTGACCCTCATCAACAATTCCAGCAAAGCTAATGGAGGTTCACACTTTCCTTCTGTCTTGTTTTCTTGTCATCTTGGGTCCACTGGGCCTTCAGACAGTGTACTGGTGCCACTGCACAATCCATGAAAacgtggttgttgttgttttgttttcgtttttttaatCAGTGCCCAGATTTCAATACTTCCTGTATTTGGTGTTGATTTAATACTGAGTTCGACAGCCTTTGTGGGAGGGTGTGTTGTGACACAGAGAGACTCCCACAGGGCTAAGCTTTCCCTCCAGCTCAGGAGGAAACCGCAGACTCTTGAATTCCTACAGAGTGACAGGGCCAATGGAGCTGAAAGTGTGTGTTCAGCAGCTCTTAATCCAAGAATAGAGGATATATCCTGTAGACTGCTGCCATCTGTTGGACTAAGTATGTCCCACACCACTTCACAAATAGACTTGGTAGGATGACTcaacataacatttttttaattctcactCCTCTTTGCTCTGTACCTTaactgtggtggtggtggtggtggtggtggtggtggtggtggtggtggtggtggtgttgttgttgttgtttttagttttcttttgtattCTTTGACGTATTGTTTGGCATTTTAAATACGAACTTTGGTTTGTAAACCTTTTGCCTCACACTCAGTTTAGTGGCCAAATCCTTTACTTGCCTTTGCCTTTTAAACTTGGATCCATGAAGCAGTTATTTTCATCCCATTTGTTCAGAGAAGTGTTGGCGTGTGTGTGTAGCCATGGCCGTGACTATGTCAGCGTGACCCTGTGCTTTGTGCTCTGTGCCCCAGCCTCAGGCCTCTGGATGTAGAGTTCATGAAGGCGCTCCACGAGAAGGTGAACATCGTGCCAGTGTTGGCCAAGGCAGACACCCTCACTCCCTCTGaggtgaagaaaaagaaaatgaaggtAGGAGCCGGCCCTGTCGTGCCGTCCTCTTGGCAGCCTTCCTCAGCCCCAGTCACCTGTATTGCCTTCGTTAGAAAACCAGAGAATTTCAAAGGAATGCTTTGCACATTGATGCTCCAAAGAGTAAATCGAATCTAAATTTTACAAATGAATACTCCCTTCAGTCCTTGAGAGTTTTGTTTCATACTGAATTTGTGAGCATCTCGCAGTATCTactcctctcttctccacaAACGCAGCCTATGTGTGCAGAGAGTATCACAATCTGAGGTGATGGAGAGCAGGGGGTTGTGGCTATGTAGAGCAACTGCTTGGCATGGCATCCTGCGACAATGCCCATGtaacagctctctctctcgggCCTGCAGATTCGGGAGGAGATAGAGCAGTACGGCATCAAAATCTACCAGTTCCCCGACTGCGACTCAGACGAGGACGAAGACTTCAAACAGCAAGACCAGGAGCTGAAGGTGAGCCATCTACCTTTCTCTTCCTCGGTTGGTGTGTGTTTTGATAACTTGTGTTCCTGTCAGAACTTATTATACCTGCCAGTTTTAGGCTTTCACCTGTTACCATGGGATGGGTGCTGCAGTGTCCGTCTTCTCGTTTCATTACATACGTTCATGTGCCTCTTTTGCAGCAACGagaagtctttaaaaaaaaaaaaaaaaaaaaatccataatcAATAAGCATCAAAAGTGAACCTCCTTTGCTCTGCAAGGTGCGCAGTATTGTGAGAGCCAGGATCCGCAGCCCAGGGAGCTCAGTGGCGTGGTTTTCCATCACTTCAGTCACATTCCAGGACAGAGAGAAAacatttttgggggggggggagggggcgggTTTCAAGAAGCGAAAAGTTTTAAGAACACCAGAGCCCTGCAAAGTCACTTGTGACGCACATGTATTGATCTCTGCAGCGAGCACACAAAGGAGGGATGCTCCTGAATGCCAAATCAGGTCTCTGGCTTTTAACAATGTGTTGTGCTGCTCTCCTCGTCTCCTTTGTTCTGGGAGGGGTgcgtctttgtgtgtgtgtgtgtgtgtctgtgtcagtctgAAGTTTCTGAAACGGCCTGCTGGAGAGAACTGCAGTGCAGCATTTCCGACTGCATTGCTGCATTCCTGACTGAATCGTCGCGCTGCTGTTCTCTCCTCCCAGGACAGCATTCCCTTCGCCGTCATCGGCAGCAACACAGTAGTGGAAGCCAAGGGAAAGCGGGTTCGAGGACGGCTGTACCCCTGGGGCATCGTCGAAGGTACATCACCAGCATCCCACTCTGACACAGGGCCCCCCCCTCAGAGCACTGCCCACACACATGTGCCAGTTTCTCCTAAGAACAAACTTGTACACAATTAATCTACTTGACAAGTCCTATTtaagtttgttttatgtttttgtaagACCTCGATCTTCCCCGTGGCCAAACTGCAAACTCCTGAGTAAGTTCATTAGGAGGACAGTTTGCCCACCGGGAGACATTTGCCTCCTAAATGACTTTGGGTTAAAACCTCATCCTGTTTGGAAATTACACTTTATTTACAAATCAGACCAGGTACTGGCCCCAGGTACTGACCCAACTTCAATGGCACTCATGTGGCACTGATGGTTTCATTCTAAGAAAGATGGacaagttgttgttgttgcagtgGAAAACTCGTCGCACTGCGACTTCGTGAAGCTGCGCAACATGCTCGTACGCACGCACATGCAGGACCTGAAGGATGTGACGCGGGAGACGCACTACGAGAACTACCGCGCGCACTGCATTCAGAGCATGACCCGCATGGTGGTGAAGGAGAGGAACCGCAAGTAAGGGGctcagatacatacatacatgcacgcATAGGTACCAGTGCTGCATGGTTTGGGTCTGTGactagtgtgtctgtgtttgtattaATCCATATTAATGTTTCGTCTTTAAGAAAATTGACTTTAGAATAAACCTGCATCCAGCCAGTCAGCCAATAGAGGTTGCTGTGGGGAAATGGAAATCTGACACCACACATAATAAAGCCCATCTAGTTTAAGTTTCTCATCCCCCCCAAACTATACACCACGCACACACGGGTCTTGAAGGGTACGGTACACGTCTTGCCGCATTGTAACGCTGTGCTGCTGTTTCCTGCCTGTGTAGCAAGCTGACCCGGGAGAGTGGCACGGACTTCCCCATCCCCCCGGCGCCGGGGGTGAACGACAGCGAGACCGAGAAGCTGATCCGGGAGAAAGACGAGGAGGTACGGGACGCCGAGGACTCCTGAGCCGCCATCTGGCCCAGCGGCCTCAGTACAGGATAGGCCACATGACCACGGGCCCCAGGGGCGAGTGCCAATGGGCTGTGATAGAGCGCGCTCCTGTGGTGGGAGGGTGCATAGCGCGGGCCCTTTACCCTTCCCATCACTATTGGCCTCCGAATCTTTGTAGTAACACATGGGAACAGCAGTGTGGGAGTCTTTCAAGCAGGGGTCTCCGTGCCCTTGGGGAGTAGATGAGGGCttctgtgtgtttagttatttagGTCCCCTCCTCCCTTTTTTTTAGGCAGGAATCCATGTTTTATAGCTGGAAACACAGTACCAAAAATGTGTTACTAAACAAACAAGCCTAGCTTCAGTCGCATACATGGTTGTGCGTCTCTTCTGCTGCAATGGCCTTTTTCCGGCTGTTTGATTTTCAAAGCAGCAGTTCTGCTCGAGAGGGAGATGCCTGCCCGTGTCAGCAGATACATACTTTAAATCTGTCGTCTCACGTACCAGGGGAAGCAGTTATGCCACTGCAGCTGAACGgtccagtttctgaaaggtccCAATGGTATTAGAATCCAGTGCTGTGCACTGGTTTAACTAGTTTGACACTGGTACAcggttttatttttagtttgtttgtgcTATTTGTTAAGCtgtagtaaaacaaaaataataggtttacatttctttatttctgccagaaattattttatttatttgtctgtcatcattttgcattaaaataatttgtaacGCTGTCTTCAGAATTCTGCAATGTGGTTTCACAGCCTCTGTCTGGCTGACGTTGCCTGGGCCAACACAAAACACTAACTTCTTAAAAAGCATCTAGTGTGTAAATCCTTCATGCTGCAGGCATGATGTTTGCACAGTATGGCTGGATTTGTTGTCCCAAAGCAATAAAACCATTAATTCCACCTTGCCTAGGTTTCCCCTCACCAACTTCAGAGAGActttgaacttgagttgaaatAAAGTCAAGTTTGTAATCTATGCTGGATTGGCTTGTAAACtcttaataaaatgaaatgcctTCCTCAATGAATGCACTTCTTTAACGGCATCATCGGAAGCCGGTCTCACCTGCTGAAGGAACGCTCCCCCGTGGTTTGCCTCGAGCTCCCGTCCGGGGTTGCACACGTCTGCACGGCACCGCTTGAAGACATTTCAGGGGAAGACACTCATAGAAACGAATTTCTTTGTCCAGAGCCTTTCACAGATCCCATCAAGAGCCAGCCCCCCATCTTTGTCCAACCATGATCCACACAAATTTCAGGATTTCCTGGTAATATCCCACActattatgaaaacaaaatccctgggataatgATTACATGATTCACAGAAACAATGGTATGTTCGTATTCACACCCACATAGAAATATCCTCACATGCAAATAACTACTCGACAACCTTTGCTCATTCTCGGCTTGTTTCCCTCGACAAGACTATAATGTACTCTGAGTGGTACATCTTGGAGATGTACAGTATCCCACAAGCACTGTCATTGCAAATCAAAGGTATTCACCAAAACTAATTGACAGACAGGCAGGATGAACACTGCATCTGTATTCAGAAGGTTATGGGGTTACATTGCATAGATTGTGAAGAATATGCAGAATAATATCCCatttgaggaagaaaaaaaacaaaacaatttgtaCTATTCCACCCCATTGCTTGGTTAcagataaatataaattaattaaatacatataaattgctacacacacaaacaaatattaaagaatgaaatctataaaaaaaaaaaaggttatatgaagcttttatactgtactgttttgtttgaaaaaGCATGCTGTCCACAGTAATGCTTGTACATCAACAATAACAGCGTGAGAAAGTCACTCGCTGGCTCCAGACCCGTTTCCCTGCAGAACGGCCCACAGCCCTGGCCAGTCACTGCGTGTGTATGGTACACGTCAATCAGGGATTACAAAGTGCCGCGTCCGTCTGTCCGTCTTATATAATGAACACGGTTCAGATTTCTATGGCTTCCTGTCTCACTCCCTGGCTCCAGTCAGATCTTGCCTCAGGGGGTCTTTCTGTCAGGCCTATTGTTGCTGCGCTTTTGAACTGGTGAACAGGACACAGTTTCCATGTCACCGAGTCCCTGAATGACGTGATGTTGCATTGACACGCTACAAAAGCTGTCCCCATgcaataagaaaaaacaaaagctatGGACTGGGGGCTCTCTGGCTATGCGTTTCTAAAAGTCCCATTGAGCATTTGGGCCAGCCCCCCATACTCTTTTAGAGCAGTCTGTTTTGGAGGGGTGATTTATaggggtgtgtgtttgtgagctATAGCTTGGATCAggggttctcaaccctggtcctggagtaccccctaccctgctggtttttgttccaaccgagctctcaattgcttaattgaaccttaattgaagtaacaatctgcatagatataactttaaatttggTAATAAAagagctgttttttttataagttatttatacaagtCTATTCTTAACTTAAAGTcccaactgtttaaaataattaaaagactaATGTAAAGCCAAAttgtaatttagagatatctcaaaataaaataaacaagatctcaaattcaattagaGATCTCTcaaataggacaggaagtcGACTCGAGATGTCTTGAAATGGAGTTAGTTTTAGATATCTGCAATTCCatttaagatatcttaaattgtatttttagatATCTCAATTACAAATTATGCTTGCCATATAGATTTGGGGGGTCTACACATCCCCCCAGCCCAGGTGCAATGGAATGCCGCAATTGTTCTCGAGGTTCTACACAGATTACTGACAGTTTTatcgtgtgtctgtgtgtatactgTAAATAGACAAACATTGCTCATCTCGGTCTCTCCTCTTGTGCCTCTCAGCTGCGGCGGATGCAGGAAATGCTACAGAAGATCCAGGAACAGATGCACGGCCAAAAAGAGGGATCTTAACCCCCTCCCCCGGCACCGCCTGTACAAAATCAGTCCAGTCTGACTGTCCTAAAActacccccccaaccccctcccCACTTCCATTCATTCTCAGCCCCAactaggaaaataaaataaaccgaagacaagaacaaacaaaaacgaaacaaaagaaaaacactaagACATAGTAACCCCTTTTCCTAGTTGTCCTTTGTCTGCATTGCCATACTTGTCACCTCTCTGGACAGTAGCGTAGGACCGGGAGACGTCCACGGGGAGGTTTAAGATGTGGCCCGAGGGTGGCGCTCCTGTTTCACcctatttgaaatgtattaaagaGCGCCCGCTGCCTGGCCCTGGTTTGTTTAAAAGATGCAGTGTTCCTTATTCTGGTGTCAGGGTTTTATTCCCACCACCTTCTCTTCACTCAAGTTTTCAAACTGAAAGTTTTACACTCTGgaaagattttttattttattttaatttttaaaagccCTTATCCCTGTGTATAAATGTAACTGGACATGTTCACAGTAGCCTCGGTTTAGACTTTCCAGTGAATGTATGACACATCTATTGTTatggttattgttattatttacagtTCACAGGACCCCTCTGCTGCACACTGGGTTCAGTACTGTTGTGAGTCGGGCTGTGGAGTCCGAGGCCCGGTGCGTCAGAGACCGGCGTCTCTCCCTCAGGTCCAGTGTGCAGTCGGTCGCATTGCAAACAGAAACCAatcgtatttttattttccaaatgtGTGTTTGGTTTTTATGAATGGATAAAGCAGAATTTAAGTTTTTTCTGTCTGTGTAATGGATGGTACTCTCTGTTCGGATTTCTGTAAGACGTTGTCCCCGCACTGTGTGTCAATGACCTCCCCTCATACAAGAACCTGGATGTGTAAAAGTCACGGGTGGATTTCTTAATGACCCTCCATGAGAACAGCTCTGTACTGTCTGTCTGCAACGGTCTGGGGAAGCCCTTTTATTTTGCCATTGCAACCCGGCCTCCCCACTCTGGCCCTGTAGGCCCGGCTCTCTGCTAGGTTTCTTCCAAACCAGGCTCTCGATCACCTGACCGAACCTGTAATGAAACCAATTTCCTTTTATCAGACCatttatatagagagagattcCGATATTTCTAGGTTCCCATCAAAACCACACAAGTAACCTGTAACTGCCAACTCTTTAGGAGCCGATAAACACCTGACATGTCTGACCTGTCTCGATGCAGGGAGGGATGAGCGCGATTCTGTTTCTTAAGCGGCCAAGGTCCCAGCTGTAAACACACATGCAGAGGGGGTGGTGCGTAtgcttgtgcgtgtgtgtgggtctACAGGACCAGGGATGAAGTTCAACGAGGGACCCCCTCCAGGCTTGGTAATGGGAGGGGTTTCCTGAACACTTCCAGGCAGTAATAATGTTCTTGGGTTGGTGAAAGAAATCTGAAGTCTTACGGCCCCTCATCTCGTAAGATCATCCCTCCTGCTGCGTGTTTACGGCAGTGTGCTTCACAGCCCAATAAACATGAAGACGTTTGTCAGAACAAGAAACTTGCCTGTGCTTGTCTTTGTTAAGAtatccagattttttttttttaattaagacaGACCAATTGCCAATCTTTAGGCTGATTCAAAAGGAAACTTCACACCCAAGctgcagaacaaaaacaaaacgtgaCGCACtaaccgtcactcaaaacacACTAGTACTGGAGTTGCTTCCTCCTCACTATGTTTGTCATGTGAGTTGAGTGGCCGGGTCAGTCATGCTTTATTGTGACCATAGTGCAGAGGGTGCTGATGTTATTAGCACAAGTGGGGGGAATTACCTTGGGTGATTAAGCAGGCatgtgatttcattggcatatCAGGGATCAGAGAAGTTATTATTCATGATGTAAcccttttctgtcatttttcGCCAAATAGAAGATTTAACTAGTATGCAgaagagttttttttatttttttttgtttttcattctttgTTTCTTTGCCCCAAATCCTGGAGTACTTAAATTGAAAATCAACTGAAAATTCAGTTCTGGATATTGTCACAGGTCGTGATCCAGAATGATTGGGTTAcgcaaagaaacacaatgtaCCACGTGGACCTGCTTTAAGGGCCACGTCCAGTCTGAGCATTCGATTGTGAGCGTGTCTGTTGGCGGCGATAAGATTCTTATcatttatcttattttatttttgcatttttaaatgaagaaaTACTTTCTCTTGTAAAGCCCCAATGTTTTAGTTTAGTATAATTTATcataatttaaattgaaaatagTTGGAGAGTTTTAAATGATGAGCCCAAagtttcaaaggttatttttctttttaatgcaatatctcattaaaaaacagagggtgtctgtgtgtggggggggaggtCTGTAGATTTACATTAATTAAACTGAgttcaaaatgaaatgtacatttattataaggAATACCTTATTTATAAAGAGGGTTTGGGTAAAGAGAAGGTGGTGTTCGAAATtcctttttttaagtttgtttttgtcGATTTTGTGCAGGAAAAAACCACCAGTGGTTTAATTCAAgggatttaatttaatgtattaaaacaagaaagaaaaaataaggatTTTATTGGTTTACGTTTAGTTTTGTGGATGAAAGTCAGTGGATTTGGGCGTCATTGTGACATATCTGCTGAATTACATTTGTTCATTTTTCTGTTTCACTGTTATATTGCAGTTTGTTGAAAGGGAACACTACGTCTTCCTGCACCACCGGAGGTGGGTTTGGGTTGTTTTTCTTAACATTTGTTCtcccattttttgttttttattttgctttccatttttgtcataaatgcatttattaaatatgttcatataataaataactttaTAAATTCATAGaggtcaaaaataaatatttctacttgcaacaaaacattgtatacaataataaaaaataaaaaaaatgaaaatacttcCTGTTTTTTGGTGGTCTTTTTGGGTGACTAAGTGAGAGGGGTGATTCAAAATcatctgaaaacaaattaaCCAGAAAAATAGTTTGCCATTAACCCTTTAACTCAAACTCATGAAGAATATTCAAAACAATGGAATTAAGATAAAAtcggttgttttatttttaaatgctgtattcatttaatttcatggtTTTATTTGAATTGTTAAATTGAGAGACCACTAGATGGCAGGCTTTCATGAAACTGCCTCTTCAAATATATTGAGAAAGCACGAACGGTGCAAGTGTGAGTGTCTCTTATACTTAATACAGAAGATACTTAATACGAGACGATGTTTTGAGCTGGGGGCACTGCCGCCCAAATGTAAAAGACGAGCAAGgttttcaaaactgaaaaaaaaaaaaaaaactacattaaaataaaacaccaaaACTAACCTTCCAATGGAGTCTTACCTTTAGAATATATTTTCTCCACATTAAATCTAATTTTCATTGCAGGATGTAGTTAATTTGTGCCCTAAAAATGTCCTATGTTgtgacattttctttaaaaatataatgattGTTCTTGTAAAAAcgaattttaaataaaaaacgtGTAAATGTAACCATGACCAAAACGGTTTGTTTTAGATTCTTCAAAGCGTCTTAAATGAGACTTGTGCTGTAACGGTAATCATTTTGGGCATATCTGAGCcctatcattttttattttattttttaacaaaaagtAATTCTACCTTAAATAAAATTAGAATAGTTTTGCACTGATCAGTTTACCacaatgttttttaataaagcattaTTTGTTTGGATGACCAATTTCAAACATCACACCATAGGCCCATGATGACACACCACAGGATACTATTAAGATTGAATGATATGATGATTtgtgaaatataaaattaagaaatacaatggacaattggaaaaaaaaaaacagacttttaattTTGGTTTTAAAAGCAACATGAGTACAGTAAGATACAGTATGGACAGTAACAGCCAGCCCATTAACGGTACACAATTTTTTATGGTACATTTTCAAGTCAGACATATCTAGTGACCACATAAAAAAGGGCTCTACTAGTGAGTGTGGAAAAAATAAGGTGACATTTCTTAAAGTAGGTGGAAAAAATTTAAATGTAAGAATTCTGCGCATGTGGGGTAATCTAAAATCATAGACTTTAAGAACAATtgcataaaagacacctatggaAGATGCGTCTCATCAGGAGGGGTTGAAAAGTATTAACTGATCATGCAAGCGCACTTTTGAATTTTTCCGTCATCATTGGAAGCAACGATGAGGGTTTTGGCTCCGAGATTTGATTGAGAACTTCTGAATGGTAGGAGCATTTGCGGTCAGGTTTTTGTGGCCATATAAACACACGGTTAACACCAAGTTGCTTCATGCAGCTCACTTCCACTTCTTCTTCGAGGCTCTTTGCAAGTTGTCCGACATATGGATGGTTGTCATATTTGACTAAAACGAACCTTCCAACATCCACCTTATTAGCATGGACTCTCTCAGCAGGATCATTACTCATCCTTGCTCAGTACACTGACATTCTTTCTTTAATCGTGGACATCTacaacaaaacagaataaatacagGTTTCCATATGTTGGTGAAAGACATGTATTATGCTCCATTAGTAAAACAATTTATAAGCTTATGCTTTGCTAGAATATTATCACTTAAAATACTACATGAACTACAGGTAAATAATGTATGCTGCCTTTATACAAATACATAGTACATCTTAGAAGACTAAACAAACATGGAAATTTAATGTCAAATACCCATCACACCATAGGATTTTTTTCTGACTTCTGATTCCAAATAGGCACTTCAAGCCACTTATTTAATGTCTTGGCCTTGAACCTATTGTTATTCCTTAGTTTTCAATGCAAGATAGccaatttataataatatagaaTTAAAAATTCCTTTTCTATACGTCACACCAAAGGACACAGCCAAAATGTACACGTCCTATAGTGCGGTACAGatgttaaatattatatatataaatttgcaAGAGATTAATTTACCTTGATTTATGTGCAGGGGGTCCTCCTGAGACATGCTGATGTCCTGTAGTCAAAAATGAAGTCCAGTCATATCCAAAAATGCAGATTAACTTCGATTAGATTCTTTGCAGATTAACCATCACACTGATTTTGGTGacagctttttaaaattaatttcttaaCACTGTGATACAGCAGCAACTGTAGAATCAGTTGAGCAGCCATACATTGCATTTTTTATGCATAAAAAAAATGGAGTTTATACAAAATTATTAGAACTGCACACCTCCAGGGACATTTTATCGGTTTGGAGTGAAAAGTCAAACATGAAATGTTCCTTCTTTACTAAAACAACAGGGCATAAGTTAGTCCTTAGTAAATTGTTTTAtgtaatataaaattaaatatgaatacatcTAATTGAATATCAATTATGTTGCTAGTACATGAAAATGGTTGCGTTTTTGTGTTTtgccatttttaattattggCTGCTTTAtcaatttgtttgtattttgcagGCAGGATCTTAATATATAGTCGTATAATACACATATACAGCCACACACACGAATCATGGTCACATAGCGATGAGAAAAAACAGATTAATAGCCATTACTACTAGGCCTCCTCCtactactacacacacacacacacacgtgtctgTGAGCAGAGGATTATTGGTCGGCCGATCGCAACACGGAATCAACACAAAACACTATCGTTTCCATAATACACAGCAACTCCCCTGCACCCCTCAATTGCAGGACATGTGAGCTTGCCATCCACACACACGTGTATCTGAACTTCCTCACAGAGTAAATGGCGGTTCGCGTCCTGTACCCTGGCCTGATCCGACCACCTCCACACGGCGAAGTGGAAAATCAGCATCACGTAGGAACACAGTCCGCCGGATAACCGCGTCAGCAAGATAACGTGGCAGAAGTCTGGCTTTTTCCGGTCCTCGTAGCAAGTTTAAAGGCCGAGTAAGTTAGCAAGGGAGAAAACCTGACCAATTCTCCGATTAATTGAATCCGACTGATTAGCCTGAATTAGTTAAACCGGGTCCGAGGAACGGCAGCGCTGAAAACAAACTCGTCTTACCTGCAATTGCGTTGCTGCTCTCGGCTAATAAAGGCTCGGCCCGTGCATCTGTGACGTTGGGTTTGGTATTGTCGTGATCGATGTTGTTGCTGCTCTTCTCACTTTTTAGTAGAACTGTTAGGGGGGAAAAAACGATTTTCGCTCCTGTCTTATGTCCATTTTACACAACTGCCCACGCTTTGCTCTTGCGCTGCACACGCCACCAACCACGGCGCTGATTGGCTGGTGGTAATCGATTGGTCTTCCCGCAACCAATCACGATCAAGTATGATTCTGACCGCCCGTTTGCACCAATCACGCCAGTCCCAGGGTCAGCCGCGTCTGCATCCTGTATATTGCGGGCCTCTTCACCGAAGCACCAGCAGGGGGAGCTTCCCGCGCTTATGCACTTATCCGTGGCGActtacaatatatacaatacactatttttacatacaattagctatttatacagctgggttctTACTGGGGCAGTCCAGCCAGTGTCCCCACGACTCTCCACTTCAGAGCCCTGCCCACTACTACATGCATCAATATCAGATTTTATATAAACCAGATTGTATAAATATGTTATATCATCCTGCATCTAGCGGTGTTATTCCAGTTGAGAGAGGGGGACCTGTAGAGATCTATAAATGTGTGGTCATAAATAGAGGCACCCCCCTGTCCTAGATCAGCCAAC
This sequence is a window from Amia ocellicauda isolate fAmiCal2 chromosome 22, fAmiCal2.hap1, whole genome shotgun sequence. Protein-coding genes within it:
- the LOC136718339 gene encoding septin-5 isoform X1, which codes for MKDDTEDEELQRIMNELPANASRPFPSREHPGDGEAEGTHSTPPTPETPTFLCPPAAGRAFSEAALDSEPRHRFHLGMQEFSLPTPLSPSRPKSPWGRFDPYDSAEDQDKEYVGFATLPNQVHRKSVKKGFDFTLMVAGESGLGKSTLVNSLFLTDLYKDRKLLNAEERITQTVEITKHTVDIEEKGVKLKLTIVDTPGFGDAVNNTECWKSVADYIDQQFEQYFRDESGLNRKNIQDNRVHCCLYFISPFGHGLRPLDVEFMKALHEKVNIVPVLAKADTLTPSEVKKKKMKIREEIEQYGIKIYQFPDCDSDEDEDFKQQDQELKDSIPFAVIGSNTVVEAKGKRVRGRLYPWGIVEVENSSHCDFVKLRNMLVRTHMQDLKDVTRETHYENYRAHCIQSMTRMVVKERNRNKLTRESGTDFPIPPAPGVNDSETEKLIREKDEELRRMQEMLQKIQEQMHGQKEGS
- the LOC136718339 gene encoding septin-4 isoform X4, which produces MDQDKEYVGFATLPNQVHRKSVKKGFDFTLMVAGESGLGKSTLVNSLFLTDLYKDRKLLNAEERITQTVEITKHTVDIEEKGVKLKLTIVDTPGFGDAVNNTECWKSVADYIDQQFEQYFRDESGLNRKNIQDNRVHCCLYFISPFGHGLRPLDVEFMKALHEKVNIVPVLAKADTLTPSEVKKKKMKIREEIEQYGIKIYQFPDCDSDEDEDFKQQDQELKDSIPFAVIGSNTVVEAKGKRVRGRLYPWGIVEVENSSHCDFVKLRNMLVRTHMQDLKDVTRETHYENYRAHCIQSMTRMVVKERNRNKLTRESGTDFPIPPAPGVNDSETEKLIREKDEELRRMQEMLQKIQEQMHGQKEGS
- the LOC136718339 gene encoding septin-4 isoform X3, with translation MRIMAANAEIASDSEDQDKEYVGFATLPNQVHRKSVKKGFDFTLMVAGESGLGKSTLVNSLFLTDLYKDRKLLNAEERITQTVEITKHTVDIEEKGVKLKLTIVDTPGFGDAVNNTECWKSVADYIDQQFEQYFRDESGLNRKNIQDNRVHCCLYFISPFGHGLRPLDVEFMKALHEKVNIVPVLAKADTLTPSEVKKKKMKIREEIEQYGIKIYQFPDCDSDEDEDFKQQDQELKDSIPFAVIGSNTVVEAKGKRVRGRLYPWGIVEVENSSHCDFVKLRNMLVRTHMQDLKDVTRETHYENYRAHCIQSMTRMVVKERNRNKLTRESGTDFPIPPAPGVNDSETEKLIREKDEELRRMQEMLQKIQEQMHGQKEGS
- the LOC136718339 gene encoding septin-4 isoform X2; protein product: MADLPFSLLTADPGLPADDEDQDKEYVGFATLPNQVHRKSVKKGFDFTLMVAGESGLGKSTLVNSLFLTDLYKDRKLLNAEERITQTVEITKHTVDIEEKGVKLKLTIVDTPGFGDAVNNTECWKSVADYIDQQFEQYFRDESGLNRKNIQDNRVHCCLYFISPFGHGLRPLDVEFMKALHEKVNIVPVLAKADTLTPSEVKKKKMKIREEIEQYGIKIYQFPDCDSDEDEDFKQQDQELKDSIPFAVIGSNTVVEAKGKRVRGRLYPWGIVEVENSSHCDFVKLRNMLVRTHMQDLKDVTRETHYENYRAHCIQSMTRMVVKERNRNKLTRESGTDFPIPPAPGVNDSETEKLIREKDEELRRMQEMLQKIQEQMHGQKEGS